The proteins below come from a single Candidatus Methylomirabilota bacterium genomic window:
- a CDS encoding MoaD/ThiS family protein has protein sequence MGNQVSWKPGEPIRVRVEVLSWVNRFVGGPGTGEVTLTEEVKPGTTVRGVLRQVTDRHPDLGGALWDPGSRREIGDNIEVMVNNAVLGVSHDLDSELLDGDRITLLGQYMGGGSWPGASREGPWS, from the coding sequence GTGGGGAACCAAGTGAGCTGGAAGCCCGGCGAGCCCATCCGGGTTCGCGTCGAGGTGCTCTCCTGGGTGAACCGCTTCGTCGGCGGCCCGGGGACGGGCGAGGTGACCCTGACCGAGGAAGTCAAACCTGGCACCACCGTGCGCGGCGTGCTGCGCCAGGTCACCGACCGGCATCCCGATCTCGGCGGCGCGCTGTGGGATCCCGGCAGCCGCCGCGAGATCGGCGACAACATCGAGGTCATGGTCAACAACGCGGTCCTCGGCGTGTCCCACGACCTCGACTCGGAGCTCCTCGACGGGGACCGGATCACGCTCCTCGGCCAGTACATGGGCGGCGGGTCTTGGCCCGGCGCCTCCCGGGAGGGCCCATGGAGCTGA
- a CDS encoding sigma-70 family RNA polymerase sigma factor → MALIRRMAGGDRDAFSDFYDRYAPLAFALIRRILTSAAEAEEVLQELFWQAWTEAGTYDVARGSPEAWLLNRARSRAIDRLRALRRRGETFVAPVPEAIARDPAGSSANPDRLAEDRRLVETALTRLSAPQRQVIELAFYEGLTQAEIALRLGEPLGTIKTRTRAGMERLREHFRATERKPS, encoded by the coding sequence GTGGCCCTGATCCGCCGGATGGCGGGCGGCGATCGCGATGCGTTCAGTGACTTCTACGATCGGTACGCGCCGCTGGCCTTTGCCCTGATCCGGCGGATCCTGACCTCGGCGGCCGAGGCCGAGGAGGTGCTGCAGGAGCTCTTCTGGCAGGCGTGGACGGAAGCCGGCACCTACGACGTCGCCCGAGGCAGCCCGGAGGCCTGGCTGCTCAACCGGGCCCGCAGCCGCGCCATCGATCGCCTGCGCGCCCTCCGTCGCCGGGGTGAGACCTTCGTCGCGCCCGTGCCGGAGGCGATCGCCCGGGATCCGGCGGGCTCGAGCGCGAACCCTGACCGGCTGGCCGAGGACCGGCGGCTGGTGGAGACAGCCCTGACGCGCCTGAGCGCCCCGCAGCGCCAGGTGATCGAGCTGGCCTTCTACGAAGGGCTGACGCAGGCGGAGATCGCCCTCCGGCTGGGCGAGCCCCTCGGGACGATCAAGACCCGGACCCGGGCCGGCATGGAGCGGCTGCGGGAGCACTTCCGCGCGACCGAGCGCAAGCCGTCATGA
- a CDS encoding ABC transporter substrate-binding protein yields MTRRSLWTALGLLAIAIVGAAVLQAGRATAQDKVTFRMNWYWGGIHAPFALAKERGYFEKAGVNVEIGEGRGSATTVQLIGNKSDTFGWADGVTLTLNAAKGVPVKAVATVLNVLPYAVVSLDERNIRSAKDLEGKTLAITPGDGLTQTWPAVVAANKLNADSIKLIHMDPKAKIPSVTEKRADALLGGADDQAIAMEVKGFKTRVLKFSDLGVPSVGFVILAHQDTIKERPDLVRKVVAASIKGFEDAMREPEAAVAALMKLAPLADAEIVRRQLAVDLSLLFSKANPQKRLGYGPPEDWQATLDILKQYRGLETTLPPTAFYTNEFLP; encoded by the coding sequence ATGACGAGACGCAGTCTCTGGACCGCGCTGGGCCTCCTGGCGATCGCCATCGTCGGGGCGGCCGTGCTGCAGGCCGGCCGCGCCACCGCCCAGGACAAGGTGACGTTCCGGATGAACTGGTACTGGGGCGGGATTCACGCGCCGTTCGCCCTGGCCAAGGAGCGCGGCTACTTCGAGAAGGCCGGGGTGAACGTGGAGATCGGCGAGGGCCGTGGCTCGGCGACGACGGTCCAGCTCATCGGGAACAAGTCGGATACCTTCGGGTGGGCGGACGGCGTGACCCTCACGCTGAACGCGGCCAAGGGCGTGCCGGTCAAGGCGGTGGCCACCGTCCTGAACGTCCTGCCCTATGCGGTGGTCTCGCTGGACGAGAGGAACATCCGCAGCGCCAAGGACCTGGAAGGCAAGACGCTCGCCATCACGCCGGGCGACGGCCTCACCCAGACGTGGCCGGCGGTGGTCGCCGCCAACAAGCTCAACGCCGACTCGATCAAGCTGATCCACATGGACCCCAAGGCGAAGATCCCGTCGGTGACCGAGAAGCGCGCCGATGCCCTGCTAGGCGGCGCCGATGACCAGGCGATCGCCATGGAGGTGAAGGGCTTCAAGACGCGCGTCCTCAAGTTCAGCGACCTGGGCGTGCCCTCGGTCGGCTTCGTGATCCTGGCCCACCAGGACACGATCAAGGAACGTCCCGACCTGGTCCGCAAGGTGGTGGCAGCCAGCATCAAGGGGTTCGAGGACGCGATGCGGGAGCCGGAGGCGGCGGTGGCGGCGCTCATGAAGCTGGCGCCGCTGGCCGACGCCGAGATCGTGCGCCGCCAGCTCGCCGTCGACCTCTCCCTCCTCTTCAGCAAGGCGAACCCCCAGAAGCGGCTCGGCTACGGGCCGCCCGAGGACTGGCAGGCGACGCTCGACATCCTCAAGCAGTACCGCGGGCTCGAGACGACCCTGCCGCCCACGGCCTTCTACACGAACGAGTTCCTGCCGTGA
- a CDS encoding tetratricopeptide repeat protein, with protein MWALRSLGMLIASALIGGGLAPGSSGAQASSADQAALHYQRLLERRPGDPRLWARLADACIQKARATGDVGYFGRAEAALRKALELDPRHGEAVRQLAFVLYSRHDFEGAAREARRALALDPGDRHAYGVLGDALLEVGRYAEARETYATMMRLGRDLYTLSRRAGLRSLTGDPEGAIDDLGRAIEAGRASAEPPESLAWAEWQLGNEHFALGRLGAAEARYRAALATYPGYHRGAAGLAHVRAAQGRHADAIELYRKALDVVPLPEYAAALGDLYARIGRRQEAEKQYALVEYIGRLSTLNQVLYNRELAYFYADHELNLAEALRLARRELDVRQDVYASDLLAWALLKNGRAADAVDPITTALRLDTQDAKLHFHAGLIYRALGQTELARAHLGRALALNPHFHLLHADTAARALQALGEGRP; from the coding sequence ATGTGGGCGCTTCGATCCCTCGGCATGCTGATCGCGTCGGCCTTGATCGGCGGTGGACTCGCCCCCGGCTCATCCGGCGCCCAGGCGAGCTCCGCGGACCAGGCCGCCCTGCATTACCAGCGGTTGCTCGAGCGACGGCCGGGCGACCCGCGGCTCTGGGCCCGGCTGGCGGACGCGTGCATCCAGAAGGCCCGGGCGACCGGAGATGTCGGTTACTTCGGTCGGGCGGAGGCGGCGCTCCGGAAGGCTCTCGAGCTCGACCCGCGGCACGGCGAAGCCGTCCGGCAGCTGGCCTTCGTCCTCTACTCGCGCCACGACTTCGAGGGCGCGGCCCGGGAAGCGCGGCGGGCTCTCGCCCTGGACCCCGGCGACCGCCACGCCTACGGCGTCCTCGGCGACGCCCTCCTGGAGGTCGGGCGGTATGCCGAAGCCCGCGAGACCTACGCGACGATGATGCGCCTCGGCCGAGACCTCTACACCCTGAGCCGACGCGCCGGGCTCCGGAGCCTGACCGGCGACCCCGAGGGCGCCATCGACGACCTCGGGCGTGCGATCGAAGCGGGCCGGGCCAGCGCGGAGCCGCCGGAGAGCCTCGCCTGGGCCGAGTGGCAGCTCGGCAACGAGCACTTCGCCCTCGGCCGGCTCGGGGCCGCGGAGGCGCGGTACCGGGCGGCCCTCGCGACGTACCCGGGCTACCATCGCGGGGCGGCCGGGCTCGCCCACGTGCGCGCGGCCCAGGGGCGCCATGCCGACGCCATCGAGCTCTACCGGAAGGCGCTCGACGTGGTCCCGCTGCCCGAGTACGCGGCCGCCCTGGGGGATCTCTACGCCCGGATCGGCCGCCGCCAGGAGGCGGAGAAGCAGTACGCGCTGGTGGAGTACATCGGCCGGCTCAGCACGCTGAACCAGGTGCTCTACAACCGGGAGCTGGCCTATTTCTACGCCGATCACGAGCTGAACCTCGCCGAGGCGCTCCGGCTGGCCAGGCGTGAGCTGGATGTCCGTCAGGACGTCTACGCCTCCGATCTCCTGGCCTGGGCCCTCCTGAAGAACGGGCGGGCGGCGGACGCCGTGGACCCGATCACGACCGCGCTCCGGCTCGACACACAGGACGCCAAGCTCCACTTCCACGCGGGTCTCATCTACCGGGCCCTCGGGCAGACCGAGCTCGCCCGGGCGCACCTCGGCCGGGCCCTCGCGCTGAATCCCCACTTCCACCTCCTGCACGCGGACACCGCCGCGCGGGCGCTGCAAGCCCTCGGGGAAGGCCGGCCTTGA
- a CDS encoding ABC transporter permease: MTESAPRRAAARFKAHLQTALAFAAILVAWQLLGLEVPRYLLPTPLDTARELIARAPLLGRHALVTLQEIILGFLLGVAVSVPCGLAVAFSRAVERSVMPVLVFTQLIPKIALAPLFIIWFGFGLFPKVFMTFLLSFFPIVIDAVVGFRSLDQEIVYLTRSMGLSPWRAFVKVRLPHALPNIFAGLKVAITLATVGAIIGEFVGSDRGLGYLLLVAGGDLRTDLLFATLVVLTGIGLVLYYLMALLERIAIPWHISRRGPLGAEGGL; encoded by the coding sequence ATGACCGAGAGCGCCCCGCGCCGCGCGGCCGCGCGCTTCAAGGCTCACCTCCAGACCGCGCTGGCCTTCGCGGCCATCCTGGTGGCCTGGCAGCTCCTCGGCCTCGAGGTGCCGCGCTACCTCTTGCCCACCCCCCTCGACACCGCCCGCGAGCTGATCGCGCGCGCCCCCCTCCTCGGCCGGCACGCCCTCGTCACACTGCAGGAGATCATCCTGGGCTTCCTGCTGGGCGTGGCCGTGAGCGTCCCCTGCGGGCTGGCCGTCGCCTTCTCCCGGGCCGTCGAGCGGAGCGTGATGCCGGTCCTGGTCTTCACCCAGCTCATCCCCAAGATCGCCCTGGCCCCGCTCTTCATCATCTGGTTCGGCTTCGGCCTCTTTCCCAAGGTCTTCATGACGTTCCTGCTCTCGTTCTTCCCCATCGTGATCGACGCCGTGGTGGGCTTCCGCTCCCTGGACCAGGAGATCGTCTACCTCACGCGCTCGATGGGCCTGTCGCCCTGGCGGGCGTTCGTGAAGGTCCGCCTGCCGCACGCTCTGCCCAACATCTTCGCCGGCCTCAAGGTCGCCATCACGCTGGCCACCGTGGGCGCCATCATCGGCGAGTTCGTGGGGTCGGACCGCGGGCTCGGCTACCTCTTGCTGGTGGCGGGGGGCGACCTCCGGACGGACCTCCTCTTCGCCACGCTCGTCGTGCTGACAGGCATCGGCCTGGTCCTGTACTATCTGATGGCGCTCCTCGAGCGGATCGCCATTCCCTGGCACATCTCGCGCCGCGGGCCCCTCGGCGCCGAAGGCGGCCTGTGA
- a CDS encoding ATP-binding protein — translation MQDGRILVIDDDALISDSFRMALQVEGYTVGAAASAKEALTALDQVDWDLAFVDLVLPDMDGLELLRELKTRRPDLIGVVITGHGSGTKGFAARDAGAYAFLEKPGDMTPAKILTVVANALKHRKADQALEASRQQVAMSEKLSTLGTLVSGVAHEVRTPLTYISNNLYLIRQVLERTAPAAPALQTVLQDALAYAAAAQEGVTRIDRLVDDLRRLARREGGEPTLADLRDVVAVAVNLFRATRRGRVDVRADLQSVPAVRLDAGQIQQVVLNLLNNAAEAMPSGGTVRVTIRPVASGGEIEVEDHGTGIPPEVEARLFNPFVTTKPDGTGLGLSICQRIVEAHGGHIRYQTEAGEGTTFVVFLPARTAAPSDTPA, via the coding sequence ATGCAGGACGGACGGATCCTCGTCATCGACGACGATGCGCTGATCTCCGATTCCTTCCGGATGGCCTTGCAGGTGGAGGGATACACCGTCGGCGCGGCGGCCTCGGCCAAGGAGGCCCTGACCGCGCTCGATCAGGTGGATTGGGACCTCGCCTTCGTCGACCTCGTCCTGCCGGACATGGATGGTCTCGAGCTCCTGCGCGAGCTCAAGACGCGCCGTCCCGACCTCATCGGCGTCGTGATCACGGGACACGGGTCGGGCACGAAAGGGTTCGCCGCTCGCGACGCCGGCGCCTACGCGTTCCTCGAGAAGCCGGGGGACATGACGCCCGCGAAGATCCTCACCGTGGTGGCCAACGCCCTGAAGCACCGGAAGGCGGATCAAGCGCTCGAAGCGTCCCGCCAGCAGGTCGCCATGAGCGAGAAGCTCTCGACCCTCGGCACGCTCGTGTCGGGCGTCGCCCACGAGGTGAGGACGCCCCTCACCTACATCAGCAACAACCTCTACCTCATCCGCCAGGTCCTGGAGCGCACGGCCCCGGCCGCGCCGGCGCTCCAGACCGTCCTCCAGGACGCCCTCGCCTACGCGGCGGCCGCCCAGGAAGGGGTGACCCGCATCGATCGGCTGGTCGACGACCTCCGGCGGCTGGCCAGGCGTGAAGGGGGCGAACCGACCCTGGCCGACCTCCGGGACGTGGTCGCCGTCGCCGTCAACCTCTTCCGGGCCACCCGCCGCGGCCGCGTCGACGTCCGCGCCGACCTCCAGTCGGTCCCCGCCGTGCGCCTGGACGCCGGCCAGATCCAGCAGGTGGTCCTCAACCTCCTCAACAATGCCGCCGAGGCCATGCCCTCGGGGGGAACCGTCCGGGTGACCATCCGCCCCGTCGCGAGCGGGGGCGAGATCGAGGTCGAGGATCACGGGACGGGCATCCCGCCGGAGGTCGAGGCGCGGCTCTTCAACCCGTTCGTCACGACCAAACCCGACGGCACGGGTCTCGGCCTCTCGATCTGCCAGCGCATCGTCGAGGCACACGGAGGCCACATCCGGTACCAGACGGAGGCCGGCGAAGGCACGACCTTCGTCGTCTTCCTGCCCGCCCGGACGGCGGCTCCGTCGGACACCCCCGCCTGA
- a CDS encoding ABC transporter ATP-binding protein, producing the protein MAEPLIQLAGVTKTYAALDGLVAALEAVTLDVAAGEFVSILGPSGCGKSTLLLIIAGLLPASTGEVRLAGRPVTRPQTDIGIVFQNPVLLDWRTVIRNVLLQVESRSLDVATYRPKARALLHSVGLAGFEDKYPFELSGGMRQRTAICRALIHDPPLLLMDEPFGALDALTREQMRLDIERLWLETRKTVLFITHSIVEAVLLSDRVVVMSPRPGRVDGVFRIELPRPRHLAVQESAEFGRYLKAITDLFLARGVLRY; encoded by the coding sequence ATGGCCGAGCCGCTGATCCAGCTCGCCGGCGTCACCAAGACATACGCCGCGCTGGACGGCCTCGTGGCGGCGCTGGAAGCCGTGACGCTCGACGTCGCGGCGGGCGAGTTCGTCTCGATCCTGGGGCCGAGCGGCTGCGGTAAGAGCACGCTGCTGCTCATCATCGCCGGGCTCCTCCCGGCGTCGACCGGCGAGGTCCGGCTCGCCGGCCGGCCGGTGACGCGGCCGCAGACCGACATCGGCATCGTGTTCCAGAACCCGGTGCTCCTCGACTGGCGGACCGTGATCCGCAACGTGCTCCTGCAGGTCGAGAGCCGCAGCCTCGACGTGGCGACCTATCGGCCGAAGGCCCGGGCCCTCCTCCACTCCGTCGGACTCGCCGGGTTCGAGGACAAGTATCCCTTCGAGCTCTCCGGCGGGATGCGCCAGCGCACGGCGATCTGCCGGGCGCTGATCCACGACCCACCGCTCCTCCTGATGGACGAGCCGTTCGGCGCCCTCGACGCCCTCACGCGGGAGCAGATGCGTCTGGACATCGAGCGGCTGTGGCTCGAGACGCGGAAGACGGTGCTTTTCATCACCCACTCGATCGTGGAGGCCGTGCTGCTGTCGGATCGGGTGGTGGTGATGTCCCCCCGTCCCGGCCGCGTCGACGGGGTCTTCCGCATCGAGCTGCCCCGGCCGCGCCACCTGGCCGTCCAGGAATCGGCGGAGTTCGGCCGGTACCTCAAGGCGATCACCGATCTGTTCCTGGCCCGCGGGGTCCTCCGCTACTGA
- a CDS encoding dihydrodipicolinate synthase family protein, which produces MELIRGIVPAPVLPLTDDFEVDWAGLRDYLRWLLPQRPTALALNMDAGEGPALTVEERLRVVEVAREAVGGACPLWSGLIAGSTREAVAQGQALGKAGADGLVVFPPVPAFMGEPLPWQMPYEYHRAIGEATGLPLVLFQFARGIGPSYSNETLRRLAEIPQVAAMKESTFDAPRLVDTLSALRGAPKPLAVLTGSDTFLCEAYVLGAHGALIGFGGIALDLQVKMFEAVQQHDYATAFGIWDRLGPLARMMWGPPLRDYRPRMKEALVMLGVLRSAAVRPPMLPLADAERRTIRELLVLAGLLPA; this is translated from the coding sequence ATGGAGCTGATCCGGGGCATCGTGCCGGCGCCGGTGCTGCCCCTGACCGACGACTTCGAGGTCGACTGGGCGGGGCTTCGCGACTACCTCCGCTGGCTCCTCCCCCAACGCCCGACCGCCCTCGCCCTGAACATGGACGCCGGCGAAGGCCCCGCGCTCACCGTCGAGGAGCGCCTCCGGGTCGTCGAGGTCGCCCGGGAGGCGGTCGGCGGGGCGTGTCCCCTGTGGAGCGGCCTCATTGCCGGCTCGACGCGGGAGGCGGTGGCGCAGGGCCAGGCGCTGGGCAAGGCCGGCGCCGACGGGCTGGTGGTCTTTCCCCCGGTGCCGGCCTTCATGGGCGAGCCCCTCCCGTGGCAGATGCCCTACGAGTACCATCGCGCGATCGGCGAGGCGACCGGGCTCCCCCTCGTGCTCTTCCAGTTCGCGCGCGGGATCGGTCCCTCCTACTCGAACGAGACGCTCCGCCGCCTGGCCGAGATCCCGCAGGTGGCGGCCATGAAGGAGTCCACCTTCGACGCGCCCCGACTGGTGGACACGCTGAGCGCGCTCCGCGGCGCGCCGAAGCCGCTGGCCGTCCTCACCGGGAGCGATACGTTCCTCTGCGAGGCGTACGTCCTCGGGGCGCACGGCGCGCTCATCGGATTCGGCGGTATCGCGCTCGACCTGCAGGTGAAGATGTTCGAGGCCGTCCAGCAGCACGACTACGCCACCGCCTTCGGGATCTGGGACCGGCTGGGGCCGCTGGCCCGGATGATGTGGGGGCCGCCGCTTCGCGACTACCGGCCCCGGATGAAAGAGGCTCTCGTGATGCTGGGAGTCCTCCGCTCGGCCGCGGTCCGGCCGCCCATGCTCCCGCTGGCGGACGCCGAGCGCCGCACCATCCGGGAATTGCTGGTCCTGGCCGGCTTACTCCCCGCGTAG
- a CDS encoding DUF4331 domain-containing protein, with translation MRTRQVCPLFRVVGAILAALMIASSAPVAWAASHREAPLIALDPTADITDVYFFRSWENPDRVVLIMNVIPAQEPSAGPNYFNFSDDVTYRLHLDTNRDGLAQDIVYQISFRTEIRPPFRDLPVSYAGVDPVAGLPPAITALDGPGSEGLGLRQRYTVTELRPGRPPRNLGGGTMFAVPSNIGPRTMPNYEALAAKGVYPLANGGRVFAGQRDETFYIDLGATFDTLNFRRNPPVLSNAEDANDRISPFGRDHFSGFNVNTIALEIPISAITSNPNAVIGMYASTSRLVPVPSSADAEDSEAAGQPVTQAARLTQVARMANPLVNELIIGTGDKDRWNATAPSAEAAFLGYYQFPRLAALMNLAFGIPVPGTPRSDLVGALLKYPGQNPSSCSASNRCSELLRLRLGVRPTPPAAQKRLGPLAHNPSGAPTPDPAGWPNGRRPNDDVVDLALRVVAGVLSGDGCCDGFPHNRLSDGVNFNIGAVGSHVTANGIATRFPFLPTPHNGRNIRHLNACDEADPDTC, from the coding sequence ATGAGAACGCGACAGGTCTGTCCACTGTTCCGCGTCGTGGGCGCCATCCTGGCGGCGCTCATGATCGCCAGCAGCGCGCCCGTCGCCTGGGCGGCCAGCCACCGTGAGGCCCCGTTGATCGCGCTGGACCCGACGGCGGACATCACCGACGTGTACTTCTTCCGGAGCTGGGAGAATCCGGACCGGGTCGTCCTGATCATGAACGTGATCCCGGCCCAGGAGCCCAGCGCGGGCCCGAACTATTTCAACTTTTCCGACGACGTCACCTATCGGCTCCACCTCGATACCAACCGCGACGGGCTGGCCCAGGACATCGTCTACCAGATCAGCTTCCGGACGGAGATCCGCCCGCCGTTCAGGGATCTGCCCGTCTCGTACGCTGGCGTGGACCCGGTGGCCGGCCTGCCGCCGGCCATCACGGCTCTCGACGGGCCGGGGTCCGAGGGTCTGGGTCTCCGCCAGCGGTACACGGTGACCGAGCTCCGGCCCGGGCGACCCCCGCGGAACCTCGGGGGCGGAACCATGTTCGCGGTGCCCTCGAACATCGGCCCGCGCACGATGCCGAACTACGAGGCTCTGGCGGCCAAGGGCGTCTACCCCCTGGCCAACGGCGGCCGCGTCTTCGCCGGCCAGCGGGACGAGACCTTCTACATCGACCTCGGCGCCACGTTCGACACGCTGAACTTCCGGCGCAACCCGCCGGTCCTCTCGAACGCCGAGGACGCCAACGACCGGATCAGTCCCTTCGGCCGGGACCACTTCTCGGGGTTCAACGTCAACACCATCGCCCTGGAGATCCCGATCTCGGCGATCACGTCCAACCCGAACGCCGTGATCGGGATGTACGCCTCGACCAGCCGTCTCGTGCCGGTGCCGTCCAGCGCCGACGCCGAGGACTCCGAAGCCGCCGGCCAGCCGGTCACGCAGGCCGCGCGGCTGACCCAGGTCGCGCGGATGGCCAACCCGCTGGTGAACGAGCTGATCATCGGCACCGGCGACAAGGACCGCTGGAACGCGACCGCTCCCTCCGCCGAGGCGGCCTTCCTCGGCTACTACCAGTTCCCGCGGCTGGCCGCCCTCATGAACCTCGCCTTCGGCATCCCGGTACCGGGGACGCCACGGAGCGATCTGGTGGGAGCCTTGCTCAAGTATCCGGGTCAGAACCCGTCGAGCTGCTCGGCGAGCAACCGCTGCTCGGAGCTCTTGCGGCTCCGCCTCGGCGTGCGACCCACGCCGCCGGCCGCCCAGAAGCGGCTCGGCCCGCTCGCCCACAACCCGAGCGGGGCTCCGACACCCGACCCGGCGGGCTGGCCGAACGGCCGCCGGCCCAACGACGACGTCGTCGACCTCGCCCTGCGGGTGGTGGCCGGGGTGCTGAGCGGCGACGGCTGCTGTGACGGCTTTCCCCACAACCGGCTGAGCGACGGCGTGAACTTCAACATCGGCGCCGTCGGCTCTCACGTGACGGCCAACGGCATCGCCACCAGGTTCCCGTTCCTCCCGACACCCCACAACGGACGGAACATCCGGCATCTGAACGCGTGCGACGAGGCGGATCCGGACACCTGTTAA
- a CDS encoding anti-sigma factor — protein sequence MSHEPYAELAAGYALGALDPDERSQFEAHLRSRCPECEAALVEYAEGLATVAAELPQVSPPPALKARVLERIAARPEPVRQAPSRRRWGWPLLWTATLAAAAGVLAYLALTLTDVQRELAVRSHEAASLQAEAVRLRQEVGRLRDEAAGLRAEVARQRTVLALLSAPDTRVVALAGQEPSPKAHGRMWWDGDSRQGFFVTSGLPAVPSGKTYQLWVISGGKPISAGTFTVDQAGTSTLTVGPIPEATQPDVFAVTLEPAGGLPAPSGQMYLSGKTT from the coding sequence ATGAGCCACGAGCCCTACGCCGAGCTGGCTGCCGGCTACGCCCTCGGGGCCCTCGACCCCGACGAGCGCTCACAGTTCGAGGCCCACCTTCGGAGCCGCTGCCCGGAGTGCGAGGCGGCCCTCGTCGAGTACGCGGAGGGCCTGGCCACGGTTGCCGCCGAGCTCCCGCAGGTCTCGCCGCCCCCGGCCCTGAAGGCGCGCGTCCTCGAGCGGATCGCGGCCCGGCCGGAACCCGTCCGACAGGCGCCGTCGCGCCGCCGCTGGGGCTGGCCGCTCCTGTGGACCGCCACGCTGGCGGCGGCCGCCGGCGTCCTGGCCTACCTGGCCCTCACGCTCACCGACGTCCAGCGGGAGCTGGCGGTCCGCAGCCACGAGGCGGCCAGCCTCCAGGCCGAGGCGGTCCGCCTCCGCCAGGAGGTCGGCCGGCTCCGCGACGAGGCAGCCGGCCTGCGGGCTGAGGTCGCCCGGCAGCGCACCGTGCTCGCCCTGCTGAGCGCGCCGGACACGCGGGTCGTGGCCCTGGCCGGGCAAGAGCCCAGCCCGAAGGCCCACGGCCGGATGTGGTGGGACGGCGATTCGCGACAGGGATTCTTCGTGACCAGCGGGCTCCCCGCCGTGCCCTCCGGAAAGACGTATCAGCTCTGGGTCATCAGCGGCGGCAAGCCGATCAGCGCGGGGACGTTCACGGTGGACCAGGCCGGAACGAGCACGCTGACGGTCGGCCCGATTCCCGAAGCGACGCAGCCCGACGTCTTCGCCGTGACTCTCGAGCCGGCCGGCGGCCTGCCCGCCCCGTCGGGCCAGATGTACCTCTCCGGGAAAACGACCTAA
- a CDS encoding urease accessory protein UreH codes for MDTSLPAALGVGFLLGIRHALDADHVAAVSTLVGRHRSVARSCLLGAFWGAGHTAALLAAGIAVLAFKLTMSPELERGLETAVGWVLILLGGHVLLRSLSATVLHRHAHRHDGAAHSHLHVHLGHSGQATAPDHVHLLELGGRPFLVGLLHGMAGSAALMLLALTAIPSAVGGLCYILVFGIGSTAGMLLLSGMIGLPFAMTADRAPRLNTAIQALAGAVSLVLGLVLAASGGA; via the coding sequence ATGGACACGTCGCTGCCGGCCGCTCTCGGCGTGGGGTTCCTCCTCGGGATCCGCCACGCGCTGGACGCGGATCACGTGGCCGCGGTGTCGACGCTGGTCGGCCGGCATCGGAGCGTGGCACGCTCGTGTCTCCTGGGCGCCTTCTGGGGCGCGGGCCACACGGCGGCGCTGCTGGCGGCGGGGATCGCGGTCCTCGCCTTCAAGCTGACGATGTCACCCGAGCTCGAGCGAGGCCTCGAGACGGCGGTGGGATGGGTCCTGATCCTGCTCGGCGGACACGTCCTGCTCAGGTCCCTGAGCGCCACCGTGCTCCACCGGCACGCTCACCGCCACGACGGGGCTGCCCACAGCCACCTGCACGTCCACCTCGGGCACTCCGGGCAGGCCACGGCGCCGGACCACGTCCACCTGCTCGAGCTCGGGGGACGGCCGTTCCTCGTCGGGCTGCTCCACGGGATGGCGGGGAGCGCGGCCCTCATGCTCCTCGCCCTCACCGCCATTCCCTCGGCGGTGGGTGGGCTCTGCTACATCCTCGTCTTCGGGATCGGCTCGACCGCGGGAATGCTCCTGCTCTCCGGGATGATCGGCCTCCCCTTCGCGATGACCGCGGACCGCGCTCCCCGGCTCAACACGGCCATCCAGGCGCTGGCCGGCGCCGTGAGCCTGGTGCTCGGCCTCGTGCTGGCGGCGAGCGGCGGCGCCTGA